A single region of the Acidobacteriota bacterium genome encodes:
- a CDS encoding thiamine pyrophosphate-dependent dehydrogenase E1 component subunit alpha yields MNKEQLHEIYYYLRLTRSLEEKLENLLKQGKIKGGLFRSLGQEGTAVGSAYALDKSHNDIISPLTRDMGAMMVMGATPREVFSSYLAKITSPNRGRDQNIHFTDMQRGFIGTISPLGTMIGVMNGVTLAAKLQGKKTVGMVYIGDGAMSTGMFHEAANFAAVQNLPLVIIGEFNGFAYSTPTAKQSRVENLADRVKAYGLPTEIVDGNDVLAVYEAARRAIERARNGGGPSFIEAKTFRMRGHAAHDNQSYVPKELLDEWRRKDPIDRFIRHLLENHFATQDDIESIDRKIDASLAADLAWAESQPIFKGEDAIEGVFAK; encoded by the coding sequence ATGAACAAAGAACAACTCCACGAAATCTATTACTACCTGCGCCTGACTCGTTCGCTTGAAGAAAAGCTGGAGAATTTGCTCAAGCAGGGCAAAATCAAAGGCGGATTGTTTCGCAGTCTCGGACAGGAAGGCACAGCGGTTGGCTCGGCTTATGCCTTAGACAAATCGCATAACGATATTATTTCGCCGCTCACCCGCGATATGGGCGCAATGATGGTGATGGGCGCAACGCCGCGCGAGGTCTTCAGTTCCTACCTTGCGAAAATCACTTCGCCAAATCGCGGGCGCGACCAGAACATCCACTTTACCGATATGCAGCGCGGCTTTATCGGAACGATTTCGCCGCTCGGCACCATGATCGGAGTGATGAACGGGGTGACGCTTGCCGCGAAATTACAGGGCAAAAAAACCGTTGGCATGGTTTACATCGGCGATGGCGCGATGAGCACGGGAATGTTTCATGAAGCCGCGAATTTCGCCGCCGTGCAAAATTTGCCGCTGGTGATTATCGGCGAATTCAATGGCTTCGCTTATTCAACGCCGACCGCGAAACAATCGCGGGTTGAAAACTTAGCCGATAGAGTCAAAGCTTACGGCTTGCCCACCGAAATCGTGGACGGCAACGATGTCCTGGCGGTTTATGAAGCCGCAAGACGGGCGATTGAACGCGCGCGCAATGGCGGCGGACCATCGTTTATCGAAGCCAAAACTTTTCGGATGCGCGGACACGCGGCGCACGATAACCAGTCTTATGTGCCGAAAGAATTGCTCGACGAATGGCGCAGAAAAGACCCGATTGATCGATTCATTCGCCATTTACTCGAAAATCATTTCGCCACTCAAGACGACATTGAATCAATTGATCGAAAAATTGATGCGTCTTTAGCAGCAGATTTGGCATGGGCGGAAAGCCAGCCCATCTTCAAGGGCGAAGATGCAATTGAAGGGGTATTCGCAAAATGA
- the lpdA gene encoding dihydrolipoyl dehydrogenase yields the protein MSTEIFDVVVIGSGPGGYVAAIRAAQLGLRTAIIEKDKKGLGGTCLLRGCIPTKALLHTADVFEEFKHSKDIGIVAGSISLDFAQTHKYKNKVVTKLSKGVEFLMKKNKIQVFKGFGKIDAPGRLTVTLNDGATQTVQTKNIIIATGSVVKPLPHLPFDGTHIISSDDILELTEVPKSLIVLGAGAVGVEFASVYARFGADVTIMELLPRLLPIEDEEISAELAKSFKRQGIKVFTGASFQTARVENGQVKAIAKIGDQEREFTAEKLLVAVGRKAFTEGLGLENLNVEMDGRGYIKVDAYMRTSAPNVYAIGDCIPTPWLAHVASSEGIIAAETIAGKPARPINYDHVPSCTYCAPEVASVGLTEAKAKERGYEVKVGKFPVPVIAKAQILGASEGLMKIVADARYDEILGVHIIGPHATELIAEAGIALHLESTVEEMIETMHAHPTVSESIKEAAEDVHGMMVHF from the coding sequence TTGAGTACAGAAATTTTTGATGTCGTTGTCATCGGGTCAGGTCCCGGCGGGTATGTCGCAGCCATTCGCGCGGCTCAACTGGGATTGCGTACCGCCATCATTGAAAAAGATAAAAAAGGACTGGGCGGTACTTGTTTGCTGCGCGGTTGTATCCCCACGAAAGCCTTGTTGCACACCGCAGATGTTTTTGAAGAATTCAAACACTCGAAAGATATTGGCATTGTTGCCGGTTCCATCAGTCTGGATTTTGCCCAAACCCACAAATATAAAAATAAAGTCGTCACCAAACTTTCCAAAGGCGTCGAATTCCTGATGAAGAAAAACAAGATTCAGGTCTTCAAAGGCTTTGGCAAAATCGACGCGCCGGGACGCCTCACCGTCACCTTAAACGACGGCGCGACGCAAACTGTCCAGACCAAAAATATCATTATCGCCACCGGTTCGGTCGTAAAACCTTTGCCGCATCTGCCCTTCGATGGCACGCACATCATCAGCAGCGATGACATCCTCGAACTTACAGAAGTGCCGAAATCCTTAATCGTTTTGGGGGCGGGCGCGGTCGGCGTCGAATTCGCTTCGGTTTATGCGCGCTTCGGCGCAGACGTAACGATTATGGAACTGTTGCCGCGACTGTTGCCGATTGAAGATGAAGAGATCAGCGCCGAACTCGCGAAATCATTCAAGCGTCAGGGCATCAAAGTGTTCACCGGCGCGAGTTTTCAAACTGCCAGGGTTGAAAACGGACAGGTCAAAGCGATTGCCAAAATCGGCGACCAGGAGCGCGAATTCACCGCTGAAAAATTGCTGGTCGCCGTTGGTCGTAAAGCCTTCACCGAAGGACTTGGACTGGAAAATCTCAATGTCGAAATGGACGGACGCGGCTACATCAAAGTGGATGCCTATATGCGCACTTCCGCGCCGAATGTCTACGCGATTGGCGATTGCATTCCGACGCCGTGGCTGGCGCACGTGGCTTCAAGCGAAGGCATCATTGCCGCCGAAACCATCGCTGGAAAACCCGCGCGCCCGATTAATTACGACCACGTTCCGAGTTGTACTTATTGCGCGCCCGAAGTCGCAAGCGTAGGACTGACGGAAGCCAAAGCCAAAGAGCGCGGTTACGAAGTCAAGGTCGGCAAATTCCCTGTGCCGGTCATCGCCAAAGCGCAAATACTCGGCGCCAGTGAAGGCTTGATGAAAATCGTTGCCGATGCCCGGTATGATGAAATTCTCGGCGTTCACATCATCGGGCCGCACGCAACCGAACTGATTGCCGAAGCCGGTATCGCGTTGCACCTGGAATCGACGGTTGAAGAGATGATTGAAACCATGCACGCCCATCCGACGGTCTCCGAAAGCATTAAAGAAGCCGCCGAAGACGTCCACGGCATGATGGTACATTTCTAG
- a CDS encoding Rieske (2Fe-2S) protein: protein MFVKIAKVSDLASGESLCAEVAGNQIALFNLNGEYCAIDNSCPHRGGPLSEGFIDLARLTVQCPWHGWTFNCTSGESSNIPNARVQKFAVKVEGDEIHVEID from the coding sequence ATGTTTGTAAAAATTGCAAAAGTATCTGACCTTGCGAGCGGCGAAAGCCTCTGTGCGGAGGTCGCGGGCAATCAAATCGCGCTGTTCAATCTGAACGGCGAATATTGTGCGATTGACAATTCCTGCCCGCATCGCGGCGGGCCGTTAAGCGAAGGATTCATTGACCTCGCGCGCCTGACTGTGCAATGCCCCTGGCATGGCTGGACATTTAATTGTACATCCGGCGAATCGTCCAACATCCCCAATGCCCGGGTGCAGAAGTTTGCCGTCAAAGTCGAAGGCGATGAAATCCACGTCGAAATTGACTAA
- a CDS encoding glycerophosphodiester phosphodiesterase family protein, with product MTSLTLRLRRHFKFTASLFIITVLIFLVTSSNMASHTQQSKAGSQSAIRERLKPAPQSAIESSAIRERLKPAPQSAIKQPLLVAHRGASGYAPEHTLAAYDLAIRQGADFVEQDLQITKDGVLICMHDPEMSRTTNVKEVFPDRITARDIEGQGNAKNGWYVADFTLAEIKRLDAGRWFNKSNAFAAKPEYAGQKVPTLAEAINFIGNRAGLYIELKHFEFYQSLGFDAAKKLAAVLKKAGYAGKAKSQRLFIQSFSKACLLHMRELAPQYRRVQLLPMDDAKREDSKKVTAELAREIAEYAQGAGPSKTMLTGKADVDVFHQAGLVIHPYTFRGATSPVLRRPLDEPQANNQTTGELIKADIARFLAFGIDGGFTDYPALWRELIPKK from the coding sequence ATGACTTCTTTAACTTTGCGATTACGTCGTCATTTTAAGTTTACGGCATCACTTTTCATCATCACTGTTTTGATTTTTTTAGTAACCAGCTCAAATATGGCAAGCCATACGCAACAATCAAAGGCTGGCAGCCAATCCGCAATCCGCGAGAGGCTAAAGCCTGCCCCGCAATCCGCAATTGAATCGTCCGCAATCCGCGAGAGGCTAAAGCCTGCCCCGCAATCCGCAATTAAACAGCCTTTGCTCGTCGCCCATCGCGGCGCTTCGGGGTATGCGCCGGAACATACGCTTGCCGCTTACGACCTGGCAATCAGGCAAGGCGCGGATTTTGTTGAGCAGGATTTGCAAATCACCAAAGATGGCGTGCTCATTTGTATGCACGACCCGGAGATGTCACGCACCACCAATGTCAAAGAGGTCTTTCCCGACCGCATTACCGCGCGCGATATTGAAGGGCAGGGAAATGCTAAAAATGGCTGGTACGTCGCGGATTTTACGCTTGCGGAAATCAAACGACTGGATGCCGGCAGATGGTTTAACAAATCAAATGCCTTTGCCGCAAAGCCCGAATATGCAGGGCAAAAAGTGCCGACGCTTGCAGAGGCGATTAACTTCATCGGCAATCGCGCAGGGCTTTATATCGAACTCAAACACTTTGAGTTTTATCAATCGCTCGGATTCGATGCTGCTAAAAAATTAGCAGCGGTTTTGAAAAAAGCAGGCTACGCCGGTAAAGCGAAAAGCCAGCGTCTTTTCATTCAATCGTTCTCAAAAGCCTGTCTGTTGCATATGCGCGAGCTTGCGCCGCAGTACCGTAGAGTGCAACTGCTGCCGATGGATGATGCGAAACGCGAAGACAGCAAAAAAGTTACCGCCGAACTTGCCAGAGAGATTGCTGAATATGCACAAGGCGCTGGACCCAGTAAAACCATGCTCACAGGCAAAGCCGACGTTGACGTCTTTCATCAAGCGGGATTGGTCATTCACCCTTATACGTTTAGAGGCGCGACCAGTCCTGTGCTTCGTCGCCCGCTTGATGAACCCCAGGCTAATAATCAAACGACTGGTGAACTCATCAAGGCGGATATCGCGCGTTTTCTGGCGTTTGGCATCGACGGCGGGTTCACCGATTATCCTGCTTTATGGCGTGAACTCATTCCTAAAAAATAG
- a CDS encoding SRPBCC family protein, translated as MTTTRELYKKLQRGTPPMQKLYAKKRERESKVNISGTDRLVSAVTGGALAVLAYKKGGLMGASLGLLSAMMLKWGLTGHCEVYQALKINTANGKAKRASVKHGEGTKTEYRVTINKPAAELYRFWRNFENLPRFMEHLEAVQALDKNLSHWVAKAPAGMSVEWDAEIINEKENELIAWRSLEGAEINHAGSVQFIEMPEGRGTLVKVVINYQAPAGVLGTTLAKLFGEEPGQQIEDDLKHFKQLVETGEIASIAGQTSGRETDNEKSKSKAAVAISSSKSQTPSQPSRVHEEIPGEKILSHGR; from the coding sequence ATGACAACAACGCGTGAACTTTATAAAAAATTGCAACGCGGTACACCGCCAATGCAAAAGCTGTATGCAAAAAAACGCGAACGCGAAAGTAAAGTGAATATCAGCGGAACCGACCGCCTGGTGTCGGCGGTTACAGGTGGCGCGCTGGCGGTTCTCGCGTATAAAAAAGGCGGCTTGATGGGCGCGTCTCTGGGGCTATTAAGCGCAATGATGTTGAAATGGGGATTGACCGGACATTGTGAAGTTTATCAGGCATTGAAAATCAACACCGCGAACGGCAAAGCCAAACGCGCCAGCGTCAAACATGGCGAAGGCACAAAGACCGAATATCGGGTGACGATTAATAAACCGGCTGCGGAACTTTACCGTTTCTGGCGCAATTTTGAAAATCTGCCGCGCTTCATGGAACACCTTGAAGCGGTTCAGGCGCTCGATAAAAATCTCTCGCATTGGGTCGCCAAAGCGCCTGCCGGAATGAGCGTTGAATGGGATGCTGAAATTATCAATGAAAAAGAGAACGAACTGATTGCCTGGCGTTCGCTCGAAGGCGCGGAAATTAACCATGCCGGGTCGGTGCAATTTATCGAAATGCCAGAAGGGCGCGGCACCCTTGTCAAGGTGGTGATTAATTATCAAGCGCCCGCCGGAGTGCTCGGAACCACGCTTGCCAAATTGTTTGGCGAAGAACCAGGTCAACAAATCGAAGATGATTTGAAACATTTCAAACAATTAGTGGAAACCGGAGAAATTGCTTCAATCGCAGGACAGACATCAGGAAGAGAAACCGATAACGAAAAATCCAAATCAAAGGCGGCGGTTGCCATCAGCAGTTCAAAGAGTCAAACCCCATCGCAACCTTCTCGTGTTCATGAAGAGATTCCCGGAGAAAAAATTCTCTCTCATGGCCGTTAA
- a CDS encoding zinc-dependent alcohol dehydrogenase: MKALCWYGKYDVRVQDVPEPKIINPHDAIIKITATAICGSDLHLYDGYIPTMEKGDILGHEFMGTVVEVGKDVTSLKVGDRVVVPFTISCGRCFFCQRQLFSLCDNSNPNAKMAETLYGFSPAGLYGYSHMMGGYAGGQAEYARVPFADVGALKIPDSLSDEQVLFLSDIFPTGYMAAENCNIQPGDTLAVWGCGPVGQFAIKSAYLLGAARVIAIDHIPERLRMAEIEGKAETLNFDDEDIFDKLKEMTGGLGADACIDAVGLEAHGTTPDAIYDRVKAAMFMATDRPHALRQAIHSCRKGGTVSIPGVYGGFLDKVPLGAAFNKGLTLKMGQTHVQRYMRPLLERIEKGDIDPSFVITHRLYLEDAAKGYSVFSDKKDSCIKIVLKP, from the coding sequence ATGAAAGCCCTTTGCTGGTATGGAAAGTATGATGTGCGGGTGCAGGATGTGCCTGAACCGAAAATCATCAATCCTCACGATGCGATTATCAAAATCACTGCCACCGCAATTTGCGGTTCCGATTTACACCTTTATGACGGCTACATCCCGACGATGGAGAAAGGCGACATCCTCGGTCACGAATTTATGGGCACGGTCGTTGAAGTCGGCAAAGATGTAACAAGTTTAAAAGTTGGTGATCGCGTGGTCGTGCCCTTTACGATTTCCTGCGGGCGATGTTTTTTCTGTCAGCGCCAACTGTTTTCCTTGTGTGATAACTCGAACCCCAATGCGAAAATGGCTGAAACCCTTTACGGATTTTCGCCAGCGGGGCTTTACGGGTATTCGCATATGATGGGTGGGTACGCGGGCGGACAAGCCGAATACGCCCGCGTGCCTTTTGCTGATGTCGGCGCGCTAAAAATTCCCGATTCACTTTCAGATGAACAGGTGTTATTTCTTTCAGATATTTTCCCCACCGGTTACATGGCGGCGGAAAATTGCAACATCCAACCGGGCGATACCCTTGCCGTGTGGGGGTGCGGTCCCGTCGGGCAATTCGCCATCAAAAGTGCCTACCTGCTTGGCGCAGCGCGCGTCATTGCCATTGACCATATTCCCGAACGGTTGCGCATGGCGGAAATCGAAGGCAAAGCCGAAACCCTGAATTTCGATGATGAAGATATATTCGACAAGTTGAAAGAGATGACTGGCGGACTGGGCGCTGATGCCTGCATTGATGCCGTAGGGCTGGAAGCGCACGGCACCACCCCTGATGCGATTTATGACCGCGTGAAAGCGGCGATGTTTATGGCAACCGATAGACCGCACGCGCTCAGACAGGCGATTCACAGTTGTCGCAAAGGCGGTACGGTTTCGATTCCCGGCGTTTATGGCGGCTTTCTTGATAAAGTTCCGCTGGGCGCGGCATTCAATAAAGGCTTGACCCTTAAAATGGGGCAGACCCATGTGCAACGCTATATGCGCCCGTTGCTTGAACGCATTGAAAAAGGCGACATTGACCCGTCGTTTGTGATTACCCATCGCTTGTATCTCGAAGACGCTGCCAAAGGCTACAGCGTTTTCAGCGATAAAAAAGATAGCTGTATCAAAATTGTGTTAAAGCCATAA
- a CDS encoding SDR family NAD(P)-dependent oxidoreductase gives MNLKSLVIRKVLKDYLVPDWARKKKRSKAILWTAAGVGAVLAARALTKKIMEYDLRGKNVLITGGSRGLGLVMAREFLREGARVAICARDPEELERAYDDLMKYGSTVFTVTCDVTDQTQVFGMVQTIKNLYGDIDVLVNNAGTISVGPIEEMTLDDYEKAMNTNYWSALYCILAVMPNMRRRRDGRIVNITSIGGKISVPHLVPYSASKFALVGLSSGLNAELKKDQVIVTTVVPGLMRTGSPRNANFKGQHRAEYSWFVISDSSPLTSISAESAARQIIAACKRGDAEIVLSPQAKVAVKFASWFPGLTADCLSLVSRLLPAPGGIGTQTAKGRESASEIAPSVLTTLDEKAARENNQIH, from the coding sequence ATGAATTTGAAAAGTCTGGTCATTCGCAAAGTGCTGAAAGATTATCTGGTGCCCGATTGGGCGCGAAAGAAAAAACGGAGCAAGGCGATATTGTGGACTGCTGCCGGGGTAGGCGCAGTCCTTGCGGCGCGCGCTTTAACCAAAAAAATTATGGAATATGACCTTCGCGGTAAGAATGTACTGATCACCGGAGGCTCGCGCGGACTTGGGTTGGTGATGGCGCGCGAATTCTTACGCGAGGGGGCGCGCGTCGCCATTTGCGCTCGTGACCCGGAGGAACTCGAACGGGCTTATGATGACCTGATGAAATACGGCTCGACGGTTTTCACCGTCACCTGTGATGTGACTGACCAGACCCAGGTTTTCGGAATGGTGCAGACGATTAAAAATCTTTACGGGGATATTGATGTGCTGGTCAATAATGCGGGCACCATCAGCGTTGGTCCCATCGAAGAGATGACCCTTGATGATTATGAAAAAGCCATGAATACGAATTACTGGTCGGCGCTTTATTGCATTCTTGCCGTCATGCCGAATATGCGCCGTCGCCGCGATGGGCGCATCGTCAATATCACTTCGATTGGCGGAAAAATCAGTGTGCCGCATCTGGTGCCCTATTCGGCGAGCAAGTTCGCGCTCGTCGGACTTTCATCAGGGCTGAATGCGGAACTCAAAAAAGACCAGGTGATTGTGACCACTGTTGTGCCCGGACTGATGCGCACCGGCAGCCCGCGCAATGCCAATTTCAAGGGCCAGCATCGCGCCGAATATAGCTGGTTTGTGATTAGCGATTCATCGCCGCTCACCTCCATCAGCGCCGAAAGCGCGGCGCGGCAAATCATTGCCGCTTGTAAACGCGGCGATGCGGAAATCGTCCTCTCCCCGCAGGCAAAAGTAGCCGTAAAATTCGCAAGCTGGTTTCCCGGTCTGACGGCAGATTGTTTGAGTCTGGTGAGCCGATTGTTGCCGGCACCGGGCGGCATCGGAACTCAAACCGCCAAGGGCAGAGAAAGCGCTTCGGAAATTGCGCCTTCCGTATTAACGACTTTGGATGAAAAAGCGGCGCGGGAAAATAATCAAATTCATTGA
- a CDS encoding DUF4142 domain-containing protein, translating into MKPQAVKMLLVMLSVLALFVAGFAQENPKPTDKPQTQDKSTKADKTQTTHHDQMSKPLDHEFAMKAAKDGMAEVELGQLATTKASNDDVKTFAQRMVDDHSKANDELKNLAATKGITLPTALDATGKKMVDDLSKLSGADFDRKYMEMMVKDHDKAVALFEKQATSGKDVELKAWADKTLPTLREHQKMARDTAAKVGAKLTPAK; encoded by the coding sequence ATGAAACCACAGGCCGTAAAAATGCTTTTGGTGATGTTAAGTGTTTTAGCTTTATTCGTCGCTGGCTTCGCACAGGAAAATCCCAAACCCACAGATAAACCGCAGACCCAGGATAAATCGACAAAAGCCGATAAAACGCAAACAACCCATCATGATCAAATGAGCAAACCGCTTGATCATGAATTTGCGATGAAGGCTGCAAAAGATGGCATGGCGGAAGTCGAGTTGGGACAACTGGCGACAACCAAAGCGTCAAACGACGATGTCAAAACCTTTGCTCAGCGAATGGTGGATGACCATTCCAAAGCCAATGATGAGTTGAAAAATCTTGCTGCTACCAAAGGCATCACCTTGCCGACCGCTTTAGACGCCACAGGGAAAAAAATGGTCGATGATTTGTCGAAGTTGTCGGGCGCGGATTTTGACCGAAAATACATGGAGATGATGGTTAAAGACCATGACAAAGCAGTGGCGCTTTTTGAAAAACAAGCGACCAGCGGAAAAGATGTCGAGTTGAAAGCCTGGGCAGATAAAACCCTTCCGACGTTGCGCGAACATCAAAAAATGGCGCGTGATACGGCAGCTAAAGTCGGCGCGAAATTGACTCCCGCAAAATAG